Below is a genomic region from Methylobacterium sp. FF17.
CTGCCCCAGGCCTTCCGGCGCCTCGTGGGCGACGACGGGCCGATCGAGGGCCTGTCGGAGAGCTACAAGCGCGCCTTCAACATCCTGCGCCTCGACCCGGCCTACGAGGAACCGCTGTTCCCCGGCATGGGCGACCTACTGGCGCATCTCCATGCCCGCGACGACGTGCAGCTCGGCATCGCCACCGGCAAGGCCCGGCGCGGGGTCGACCGCCTGATCGAGAGCCACGGCTGGCACGGCTGGTTCGCCACCACCCAGAGCGCCGACGACGCGCCGTCGAAGCCGGACCCCGCCATGCTGCTCCAGGCCATGGCGGAGACCGGCACCGGGCCCGAGGCCACGGTGATGATCGGCGACACCACCTACGACATGGCGATGGCGGTGAGCGCCGGGACGGCGGCGGTGGGCGTCGCCTGGGGCTACCATCCCGTGGGCGCGCTCTTCGGGGCGGGCGCCTCCATCGTCGTGGAGCGCGCGGCCGACCTCGGCGCCCTGTTCGCCGGGGCGCCCGTCCCGAACGCGCCTCGCGACCGAACCCCCGAGACCCTATCTGATCCCGGATGAGCGACATTTCGAAGTCCGACTGGCTCGGTGAGCCCGAGAACCCGGCCCCGGCCGATCCCACCGCCGCGGCCCGCGGCCCCGGCAAGCCGGCCCTGCCCAAGCGCTTCTATGAGCGGGCCGGCCTCGCCGCGCACGGGGACGGCTTCCGCCTGACCCTCGACGGACGCCCCGCCAACACCCCGGCCCGCAATCCGCTGGTCCTGCCAACGGACGCGCTGGCCGAGGCTGTGGTTGCCGAGTGGGCGGCACAGGTCGCCGTCATCGATCCGGCCACGATGCCGCTGACGCGGCTCGCCAACACCGCGATCGACGGCGTGGCGTCGCGCCGGGACGCGGTGGTGGACGACCTCTCGGCTTATGCGGGCACGGACCTGCTGGCCTACCGGGCCGGCGATCCCGACCGGCTGGTCCGGGCCCAGGGGGAGGCCTGGGATCCGGTCCTCGACTGGGCGCGTGACGCGCTCGGCGCCCGCTTCATCCTGGGCGAGGGCGTGATGCACGTCACCCAGCCGGACACCACCGTCGCCGCCCTGCGCCGGGCCATCGCGGAGACCGAGGGCCCGTTCCGGCTGGCCGCGCTCCACACGCTGACGACCCTGACGGGCTCCCTCGTGCTGGCGCTGGCCGTGCTGCGGGGCCGGCTCAGCCCCGCCGAAGCCTGGGCGGCGGCGCATGTGGACGAAACCTATCAGGCCAGCGTCTGGGGGCGGGATGCGGAAGCCGAGGCCCGGCACGCCCTGCGGCAGGCCGAGTTCGAGGCCGCCGCGCGTCTCGCCTCCCTGGCCCGCGTCGGCTGACGCGGGCGCTCGGGTATCCGTTAACGGATCGCGTGCTACCCCGCGATCCGTCACGATGGCGGCACCCGATGACCCGACAGATCGAGGAACGCGCCCGGTCGCGCGCGGGGATCCCCCCCGATTTTCAGCGCGTGCGCGCGCGTCTCTGGCTCGCCATCCTGGCCATCGCCGTCCTCACCGCAGCCTGGATGCGGCTGGCCGGCCTCGCCCTCGATCCCGGCAGCGCGCTCGCCCCGGCCCTGACCTGCCTGGGGCTCGAACTGCTGGCGACCGTCTACAGCACGCGGCGGCCGGAGCCGGCATTCGCGGTCACGCTGTCGGGCCTTGCCCAGGTCATCGCTTTCAGCGCCTGCGCCGGCCTGCTGTCCTATGCGGCGGCGGCGACCGGCGGCCCCCTCTGGGACCAGACCTTCCACGACCTCGATCAGTCCCTCGGCCTCGACTGGACGGCCTATCTCCACGTCCTGAATGAGCGGCCGGATCTCGGTTTCGCCCTGTCCCTGGCCTATCAGAGCCTGATGCTGCAGGTCATCCTGCTGGTGGTCCTGCTCGGGTTCACCGGGCGGCTCCGGGCGCTGCGGGACTTCGTGCTGGCCTACATGATCGCCGGCCTCACGACCGTCCTGATCTCCGGGCTGATGCCCGCGACGGAGATGTTCGTGCATCTCGGCCTTCGACCGGAGGATTTTCCGGGGGTCGATCCGACCGCCGCCTACGTCCACCTCGCGCATCTGACGGGTCTGCGCGACGGCACGCTCCGGGTCGTCTCCCTCAGCCATGTCGAGGGGATCATCACCTTTCCGAGCTTCCACGCGGCCCTCGGCACATTGTTCGCCCGCTACCTCTGGATGTCCCGGGTCACGCGCTGGCCGGGCCTCGCCCTGAATGCCATGCTCATCGCCGCGACGCCGATCGACGGCGGCCACTACTTCGTCGATGTGGGCGCCGGTATCCTGATCGCCGTCGCGGCGATGGCGTCCATCGGTGTCGCGCGACGTCTCGCGGGGGCACGCCGCATGCCCGTCGCCACACCCGGGGTCCTCGGCGCGCACCCGGTCTGAGCAGGCCCGGCCCTCGCTCAAGGATTGATGTTCGCGCGGAAACCACTGTGGTATGGGGCCGTGATGGCCGACCGCCAAGCTCGCCGCGAGAGCGACTGGCGGGACGCGGCCGGAAACGCCAGCACGAGCCCCGAGGCCCACCCCATGAAGGATATTCTCGAAAAGCTGGAGGAGCGGCGCGCCCAGGCCCGTCTCGGCGGAGGCGAGAACCGCGTCGTGGCCCAGCACAAGCGCGGCAAGCTCACGGCGCGCGAGCGCATCGAACTCCTCCTCGACCACGGGTCGTTCGAGGAATTCGACATGTTCGTGCAGCACCGCTCCACCGATTTCGGGATGGAGAAGCAGAAGATCCCCGGCGACGGCGTCGTCACCGGCTGGGGCACCATCAACGGCCGCACGGTCTTCCTGTTCTCGAAGGACTTCACGGTGTTCGGCGGCTCGCTCTCGGAGTCGCACGCCGCCAAGATCGTCAAGGTCCAGGACATGGCGCTGAAGATGCGCGCCCCGATCATCGGCATCTTCGATGCCGGCGGCGCCCGCATCCAGGAGGGCGTCGCGGCACTCGGCGGCTACGGCGAGGTCTTCCGCCGCAACGTCGCGGCCTCCGGCGTCATCCCGCAGATCTCCGTCATCATGGGGCCGTGCGCGGGCGGCGACGTCTACTCGCCGGCCATGACCGACTTCATCTTCATGGTGCGCGACACGAGCTACATGTTCGTGACCGGCCCCGACGTGGTGAAGACCGTCACCAACGAGGTCGTCACCGCCGAGGAACTGGGCGGGGCCAAGGTCCACACCACCAAGTCCTCCATCGCCGACGGCGCGTTCGAGAACGATGTCGAGGCGCTCCTGCAGATCCGGCGCCTCGTCGACTTCCTGCCCGCCAACAACATCGACGGCGTGCCGGAACTCGAGAGCTTCGACGATCCCCTGCGCCTCGACATGAGCCTCGACACGCTCATCCCCGACAACCCGAACAAGCCCTACGACATGGGCGAGTTGATCCGCCGGGTGGCCGACGAGGGCGACTTCTTCGAGATCCAGGCGACCTACGCCCGCAACATCATGACGGGCTTCGGGCGCATCGAGGGCCGCACGGTGGGCTTCGTCGCCAACCAGCCGATGGTGCTGGCAGGCGTCCTCGACTCGGACGCCTCGCGCAAGGCCGCCCGCTTCGTGCGCTTCTGCGACGCGTTCTCGATCCCGATCGTGACCTTCGTGGACGTGCCGGGCTTCCTGCCGGGCACCGCGCAGGAATATGGCGGCCTCATCAAGCACGGCGCCAAGCTGCTCTTCGCCTACAGCCAGGCCACCGTGCCGCTCGTGACCATCATCACCCGCAAGGCCTTCGGCGGCGCCTACGACGTGATGGCCTCCAAGCACGTGGGCGCCGACCTCAACTACGCTTGGCCGACCGCCCAGATCGCCGTGATGGGCGCCAAGGGCGCGGTGGAGATCATCTTCCGGAGCGAGATCGGCGATGCCGGGAAGATCGCCGAGCGCACCGCGGAATACGAGGACCGCTTCCTGTCGCCCTTCGTGGCGGCCGAGCGCGGCTACATCGACGAGGTGATCATGCCCCATTCCACCCGCAAGCGCATCGCCCGGGCGCTGGGCATGCTGCGCACCAAGGAGATGGAGCAGCCCTGGAAGAAGCACGACAACATCCCGCTCTGAGCGGGCGGCGTCGGCCGGCGACAGGGCGGGCCGACGCCAAGATTCGTGTGGTTCTTTTCCCAAGGGCTGCCATGATCCCCTCCCGATCCCGGGAGGAGGCACATCATGGCGACCGAACAGAAGCGCGGAACCCGCGAAGCGAAGAAGCCGAAGAAGGTCGTGCCCAAGACGAACGCGTCCGCCCCGTCCACCAAGGGGACGGTCGCCGTCGCGCCGAAGGCCGGCAAGAAGTAGGGTCGTTCGCCCGGACCGGCGCGGCGGCGTCTCGAAGCACCGCCCGGTCCACCCGGCTCAACCGCGCAGGGCCGTCGATCCCTGGACGGTCTTGCTGACCGCCTCCGTGTCGGACCCGAGTTCCAGCAGCACGATCTCGGGCGGAACGCCGAGGCGCACCGGCAGGCGGCTCACGCCGAAGCCCCCGGAGACGATCATGTGCCTGCCGCGACGCACCACGTGCCCGTACGAGAAGTCGGTGCCGTCCACGGGGCGGATGGCCGGCGAGTAGCCGAACAGGCGGACCTGGCCGCCATGGGTGTGCCCGGCCAGCGTGAGCGAGACCCGCTCCGGCACGTCGAGGAACAGTTCGGGCTCGTGGATCATCAGGAGCACCGGGGCGGCGTCCGTCACCTTGGCGAGCGTACCGGGCACGTCCTCGAGGCCGTGGTCGTCGAGGCCCTGGATCAGGAAGGGAATCTGGTCGGCGACGCCGGCGACCCAGAAGGGCTTGCCGTCCTTGACGAGGCGCAGGGCGTCGTTCTCCAGGACCGGGATGCCGACCTGCTCCAGCACCCGGCGCGCCTGGACGGGGCCGGCGAGGCGCCTCTGCGCCTCCTCGTCGTCCCACCAATCGTGATTGCCGAGGATGGAGTACACGCCCAGCGGCGCCTTCAGGGGCGCCACCACGCGGGCGAAGTCCGTCAGGGGGATCTTGCGGTAGGTCACGCTCGGGCCGGCCGGGTAGTCGCCGAGCATCAGGATGAGGTCGGGCTTCAGCGCGTTGGTGGCGTCGACGATCTCGGCGATCCGGTCGAGGGGCATGAAGGGCTCGCCGACGTGGAAATCCGCCAGCACGGCCACGCGCAGGGAGAGGCCGGGAGTCCAGCGCGGCAGCACGGGCGCGTAGCGCGTCACGACGAGGCGATAGAGCGGCTCGATCCCGAAGGCGTAGACACCCGTGGACCCGGTGACGGCGGCGCTCGCTCCGAGCCCGGTCAGGAACTGCCGGCGGCTCGGCAGAATCAGCATCGTCAGGATCCTCGATCGCGCGAAGCGCGCGGTGCCTTCCTCATCGTCAATGGTGACGAAATCGAGGAGGGCACCCCGCACGCCTCGGAGCGATAGGCCCGAGACATTGAGGAAGCGATACCGGGATCGTCGAAACCTGCTCGGCGCGTCAGGCCGGGGGGGTATCTTCATGCTCGAAGCGGGACGGACCCGTCCCGGCCAGGAGCACGGCGCGGGCCGAGGGGCGCGCAGGGGTGGCGGCCCGTACGGCGGCGGCGAGGGCAGGGAGGGCCACGGGACGGAGCGCTTCGGCCCGGTGATCGACAATGATCGTGGACCGGCCGGACCGTTGATCGCGGCGCGAAGTCTGCTGACGGGGAGCCATGAACCGAATGTCCTATCGCGCTCGACATGCCAGACCGGGCTTCTTCTGCCCAATTCATGACCCTGCGCGTCTCTCGGGCACCTCGCGGTTCCACCCGGACGCTCATCGAGCGGCACGAGAACCATAGAGCCGCCGCCAACCTGAATGAAAGCTTAAAGCCCTCACGATCGGTTGATCATGCGGACGTATCCGATCGGGTAAGTACCGAGACAACACTTATCCAATATCGACGCTGCACTGCGAAGATCATGATGCATCGCAAATCCAGTCTTTGCGATGCACACGTTCGGGCGCCTTGGTCCTACTTCGGAAGGGCCGCCTGAAGGCCCGTCTCGAAGATCCAGGCCTGGGTCCGGTCGAGGGCGCGGATCAGCCTGTCGAACAGCGCGTCGATCTCCGCCGGAGCGATCACCAGGGGCGGGCAGACGGCGATGCGGTCCCCGGCGAGGAAGCGCACGATCAGTCCCTCCGCCTGCGCGAAGGCGACGCAGCGCGCCGCGACGCCGGCCTTCGGGTCGTATTGCCGCCGCGATGCCTTGTCGGCCACGAGTTCGATGCCGCCGATGAGGCCGATGCCGCGCGCCTCGCCGACGAGGGGGTGGTCCGCCAGGGCCGACAGGCGCGCCTGGAAGTGCGGTGCCTTCCCGGAGACCCCCTCGATGATGCGGTCGCGCTTGTAGATCGCGATGGTCTTCAGGGCGACGGCGCAGGCCACGGGATGACCGGAATAGGTGGTGCCGTGCCCGAAGGTGCCGAGCTTGGCACTCTGCTGCACCATCAGGCGGTAGAGGGGTTCCTCCACCGAGATACCCCCGAGGGGGAGGTAGCCCGAGGTCAGCGCCTTGGCGAAGGACAGGCTGTCGGGCGCCAGGCCCATCGCCTCCGAGCCGAACCAGGTACCCAGCCGTCCGAACCCGCAGATCACCTCGTCGGCGATGAAGCGGACGTCGTGCCGGGCGAGCACGGCCTGGATCTTGGCGTAGTAGCCGTCGGGCGGCAGGATCGCGCCGCCCGCCCCCAGCACCGGCTCGGCGATGAAGGCCGCCACCGTCTCGGGGCCCTCGCGCAGGATCACGGCCTCGAGTTCGGCGGCGAGCCGGGTGGTGAAGGCCTCCGCCTCCTCGCCGTCATGGCCGAAGCGGTAATGGTGAGGGCAGCCCACATGCAGGAAGCCCGGCAGCGGCAGGTCCCAGTCGGCGTGGTTGGCCGGCAGGCCGGTCATCGAGGCCGTGGCCACGGTGACGCCGTGATAGCCCTTGATGTGCGAGAGGATCTTCTTCTTGAGCGGTCGGCCCAGCGCGTTGTTCATGTACCAGGTCAGCTTGACCTGGGTGTCGTTGGCCTCCGACCCCGAGGAGGTGAAGAAGATCTTCGAGGTCGGAACCGGCATCAGCTCCTTGAGCGTCTCGGCCAACTCGATCGCCGGGTCGTGGCTGCGCCCCGAGAACAGGTGCGTGAAGGGCAGGCGGGCCATCTGCTCGCTGGCCGCCTCCACCAGTTCCTCGTTGGAATAGCCGAGCGCCGTGCACCACAGGCCCGCCATGCCCTCGAGATAGGGCCGGCCGTCGCTGTCGTAGACCCAGACCCCGTGTCCGCGCTCGATGACCAGGGGTCCGGTCTCGCGAAACGTCTCCAGGTTGGTGTAGGGGTGGATCAGGGTTTCGACGTCGCGGGTCGCGAGGTTCGAGAGCATCATTTTGCCTGACGGTTGTGCGATGGCCGACATGGGTGCGCGACTGTAGCGAGGCGCACCCCGTCTAGAAACCCGCTCGACGTCACACCTCGGACCAGACCATGCTCGATCCCGCGACCATCGTGGCCCATCCGGCGCCCGGCCGCAGCTGCGGCAGCTGCACCCTCTGCTGCAAGGTCTACGACGTGCCGGCGGTGGAATCCGTGGCCGGGCAATGGTGCCGGCACACGAAGCAGGGCCGGGGCTGCGCCATCCACGCGACCCGGCCCGACCATTGCCGGGCCTTCCACTGCCTCTGGATGACGGAAGCCTGGCTCGGCCCGGACTGGAAACCCGAGCGCGCCAAGATGGTGCTGAGCCTCGATCCGGTCTCCCGCCACATGAACGTGCAGGTCGATCCGGGCCAGCCGAACGCCTGGCGGCGCGAGCCGTATTACGGGCAGCTGAAGCGCTGGGCCGTGTCGTCGCTGCCCCAGAAGCGCCATGTCCTGGTCCACCTGAACAAGACGACGACCGTGATCCTGCCGGACCGGGACGTGGCGCTCGGGGTCTTCGAGCCGGGCGACCGCATGGTGGCCCGCGAGCGCATGACGCCGCAGGGCGTCGTCATCGAGGTCGAGAAGGTCCGCGATGCGGCCTGAGGCCCTCGGGTCCGCCCTTCGCGGCATCCTGTTCGACAAGGACGGGACGCTCATCGATTTCGACCGCACCTGGGGGCCGGCGGCCCATTCGGTCATGTCCACCCTGGCGGGGGGCGACCGGGGCCGCCTGGAGGCCCTGATGCGGGTGAGCCACTACGTCGAGGCCGAGTGGCGCTTCGCCCCCACCTCGCCCCTCATCGCCGGGTCCTCGGCGGGCTACGGCCCGCTCTGGGCCGAGGTGCTGGGGCGTCCGGCCGGACCCGAGCTCTATGCCGAGATGGACCGGCTGTTCCGCGCGGCCGGCCTCGCGTCGCTGACACCGATCGGCGTCCCGGCCGACCTCGGCGCGACCCTGGCCGCGCGCGGCTACGCCCTCGGCATCGCCACCAACGATGCGGAGGCCTCGGCACGGGCCCAGTGCGCGGCCCTGGGCCTCGCCCCGCACCTGTCCTTCGTGGCGGGCTACGATTCGGGCCATGGCGCCAAGCCCGCGCCCGGCATGGTCGCGGCCTTCGCCGCCCATCTCGGCGTGCCCCCGGGCCGGATCGCGATGGTCGGGGATTCACCCTACGACCTCGTCGCCGCCCGTGCGGCCGGGGCGGTCTCGATCGCGGTGCTCAGCGGCCCGCTCGGTCCGGCGGCCCGCGCCGAGATGGCGCCCCTGGCCGACCATATCCTCGATTCGGTGGCGGACCTGCCGGCCCTGCTCGGATCCTAGCCCCCGGCCTCCGGGACGGGCTGCGTGCGGGCAAGCTCGCGCCATTTCAGGACCAGCCGCTCGAAATCCGCGATGTCGGCGGCCGGCAATTGCCCGAGGGTGCGGGCCACGTAGGCCTTCTGCGCCGCGATCCCGCGCGTCGCGAGGTCGGAACCGCCTTGCGTGAGGTGGAGGGCATGCGAGCGCCGGTCACCGGGGATGGGGCGCCGCTCGACCAGCCCCGCCTCCACGAGGCGGTCGATCAGCCCCGAGACGTTGCCCTTGGTCACGTAGAGCCGCGCCGCCAGATCCTGCTGCGTCATGCCTTCGCGCTCGGTGAGGGTGGAGAGCGCATCGAATTGCGGGATGGACAGGCCGAGGCCGCGCAGTTCGCCGGCCATCGCCGCCGTGACCCGGCGGTTGAGGCGGATGAAGCGGAACCAGACCCGCAGCGGATCGGCGGCCTCGGGGGAGGTCTGAGGGGGCGGGGATGCGGGCATCGTCGCGTGGCTATAGCAGACCGGCGCCCACACCCGGAAGCGCGGGCGATAGGGGTATGCGTGGGACGGCGGCTGCTCGTCCCCCGGACAGGGCCCGCATCGCCGTCCCGTACGGGGAGGGGGGCGGGAATTGCCTCATCGGATAGAAGTCTCCCGACGCAACGGGACTGAGGACGCGAGATCCCATGGACGCAACACGGGCCGACCGGGTTCTGATCGCTGGCGGCGGTATCGCCGGGCTCGCCGTGAGACGGGCGCTGCGGCAGCGCGGCGTCGCCTCGCTCACCCTGGAACGACGCGGGGATCCGGCCGATGCGGGGCTCGCCATCAACCTGCCGGGCAATGCGGTCCGGGCCCTGGCGCAACTCGGCCTGGCGGAGGGGCTCCGGGCGGTGGGCTCGCCCGTTCGCCGGCGCGAGTACCGCACGCAGAGCGGGCGCCTGCTCTTCGCCGTCGACGAGGATGCGTTCTGGGGCGCGGGGGCACGGCCGCATTGCCTGCGTCGCGGCGACCTCCTGCGGCTCCTCGGCCAGGGCCTGCCGCCGGGCGACCTCCTGCAGGGTCGCGCGGTCGCCGCCATCGACCGGACGCCGCAGGGCGTGGCCGTCACCCTCGCGGATGGCACCGTCGAGGCCGGCGGCCTACTCGTCGGGGCGGACGGGGTACACTCGGCGGTCCGGCGCGGCGTGTGCGGCGCGCAGGCGCCCGGTGCCGCGATGCTGGCTCCGGCAAGCTGGCGCTTCATGGCGCCGAACCCGGGCCTCGAGGCCCGGACGCTCTGGGCCGGAGCCGGCGGATTGTTCCTGCTCATCCCGGTGGACCGGGGCGAGGCCTACGGCTGGGTCTCGGTCAGCGGCGGGGGCGATCCCGATCTCGCCGCCTCGCGCGCCGTCTTCGACCCGTTCCCGCGCCTCGTCCGGGAGACGCTCGCCTGGGTCCTGTCCCGGCCGGGCACGGTCCATCATGCGCCCCTGGAGGAGGTTCGGATCCCGAGCTGGAACCGGGGCCGCGTCCTCCTCGCGGGCGACGCCGCGCACGCGACGGCACCGGTCTGGGCGCAGGGCGCCGCCCTCGCCCTCGAGGACGCGCTCGTGCTCGCCGACCTGTTGGCGGAGCGGGGCGACTGGGACGCGGTCGGCGCGCGCTACGAGGCGCTCCGCCGGCCCCGCGTGGACCATGTCCAGGCCATGACCGACCGCCTGTCGCGCACGGCCCGGATGCCCGACTGGGCCCGGAACCTCCTGCTCCCCCTCATCGGTCCGCGCAGCTATCGCGCCACCTACGCGCCGCTACGCGTCCCGGTCTCGTCCCCGTCGGCGGCGGGTTGAGGCCGGGCCGAGGGCGGGGCCGAACCCGCGTTACAGGAACGCGTGCGTGCGCAGCGCACGGATCGAGGCCGCCGCGCTCCGATGATGGATGAAGACGCCGCCGGCCTGTTCCCAGAGGGGGCGGTACTTGTCGCGATCATCCACCAGGGCGTCGCCGGGGCGGCAATGCTCGCGCTTGAGCGCGGCGCTGGTGGTGATGACCTCGACATCCGGGAAGTGCCGCTGCGCCCAGCGGCGCTTCTGCGGCTCGGCCCAGGCTCCGCGCGGCAGGCCGGTCAGGATGATCGGCCGCAGGTGCCGCACGGCCTCGTAGAGCTCCACCGCGTCCGGCAGCAGCGGCAGCCCGCCGAAGAAGTCGTCGTGGGCGGCGAGGGCGGACCAGAACCGCTTCAGGCCGTGGCGCGCCTCGAATGCCTGCGGCGGCATTCCGAAGACCCGCTCCGCGCCGGCGTCGAAATCCGCGAGCACGCCATCACAATCCAGGAACACCGTCGGCATCGGAACGCCCCGCCCTCTCACGAACCCGGTTCAACGCCTTCGGGAGTGGGGAGTTCGGCTTGGCTCGGGCCCCCTGCCGGAACCGGACGGGGTCTGCGACGGCCGTCCGGTACGGTCACAGGCGCTTCGAGACCACGCCGAGGGCGAGGAGGACGTAGGCGCCCACGAAGAACCAGGTCCTGAACTTCACCACCGTGGGGCCGATCGTCGGAATGCGCAGCCACAGGCTGGCGACGGCCAACCCGATCACCACGAGGGACACGAGGAAGGTGAGGGTGCGCGGGGGCGACAGGTTCAGCATGCCGCGACCCTGGCGTCGCAGGGTTGAGGAGTCGTGAAGCCCGTTCGCCGGCCCGGTCAGGGTTAACCTCCCGCTTACCGAAACCCGTAAAGGGTGCGGCGCCGGATTGGCCCAGGAGAGAGCATGCCCGACACGACCGACACCGTTGGAATCGCCGGAGACCGTATCCGCTCGATCATCGAGCGCGTCGAGAAGGTCGAGGAGGAGATCAAGGAGCTGATGGAAGCCAAGAAGGAGATCTTCCTGGAGGCGAAGGGCGAGGGGCTGGACGTGAAGATCCTCAAGGAGATCCTCAAGCTGCGCAAACTCGATCAGGACGCGCGCGACGAGCACGAGACGCTGCTCGACGTCTACCTGCGCGCCATGGACGCCCCCACCCCCGCGCCCCTGGC
It encodes:
- a CDS encoding metallophosphoesterase; the encoded protein is MLILPSRRQFLTGLGASAAVTGSTGVYAFGIEPLYRLVVTRYAPVLPRWTPGLSLRVAVLADFHVGEPFMPLDRIAEIVDATNALKPDLILMLGDYPAGPSVTYRKIPLTDFARVVAPLKAPLGVYSILGNHDWWDDEEAQRRLAGPVQARRVLEQVGIPVLENDALRLVKDGKPFWVAGVADQIPFLIQGLDDHGLEDVPGTLAKVTDAAPVLLMIHEPELFLDVPERVSLTLAGHTHGGQVRLFGYSPAIRPVDGTDFSYGHVVRRGRHMIVSGGFGVSRLPVRLGVPPEIVLLELGSDTEAVSKTVQGSTALRG
- a CDS encoding HAD-IA family hydrolase; amino-acid sequence: MKLIVFDVDGTLVDSQHLIVAAQGMAFAEHGLAAPSRTESLSVVGLSLPQAFRRLVGDDGPIEGLSESYKRAFNILRLDPAYEEPLFPGMGDLLAHLHARDDVQLGIATGKARRGVDRLIESHGWHGWFATTQSADDAPSKPDPAMLLQAMAETGTGPEATVMIGDTTYDMAMAVSAGTAAVGVAWGYHPVGALFGAGASIVVERAADLGALFAGAPVPNAPRDRTPETLSDPG
- a CDS encoding HAD family hydrolase, whose product is MRPEALGSALRGILFDKDGTLIDFDRTWGPAAHSVMSTLAGGDRGRLEALMRVSHYVEAEWRFAPTSPLIAGSSAGYGPLWAEVLGRPAGPELYAEMDRLFRAAGLASLTPIGVPADLGATLAARGYALGIATNDAEASARAQCAALGLAPHLSFVAGYDSGHGAKPAPGMVAAFAAHLGVPPGRIAMVGDSPYDLVAARAAGAVSIAVLSGPLGPAARAEMAPLADHILDSVADLPALLGS
- a CDS encoding acyl-CoA carboxylase subunit beta — encoded protein: MKDILEKLEERRAQARLGGGENRVVAQHKRGKLTARERIELLLDHGSFEEFDMFVQHRSTDFGMEKQKIPGDGVVTGWGTINGRTVFLFSKDFTVFGGSLSESHAAKIVKVQDMALKMRAPIIGIFDAGGARIQEGVAALGGYGEVFRRNVAASGVIPQISVIMGPCAGGDVYSPAMTDFIFMVRDTSYMFVTGPDVVKTVTNEVVTAEELGGAKVHTTKSSIADGAFENDVEALLQIRRLVDFLPANNIDGVPELESFDDPLRLDMSLDTLIPDNPNKPYDMGELIRRVADEGDFFEIQATYARNIMTGFGRIEGRTVGFVANQPMVLAGVLDSDASRKAARFVRFCDAFSIPIVTFVDVPGFLPGTAQEYGGLIKHGAKLLFAYSQATVPLVTIITRKAFGGAYDVMASKHVGADLNYAWPTAQIAVMGAKGAVEIIFRSEIGDAGKIAERTAEYEDRFLSPFVAAERGYIDEVIMPHSTRKRIARALGMLRTKEMEQPWKKHDNIPL
- a CDS encoding phosphatase PAP2 family protein, which gives rise to MTRQIEERARSRAGIPPDFQRVRARLWLAILAIAVLTAAWMRLAGLALDPGSALAPALTCLGLELLATVYSTRRPEPAFAVTLSGLAQVIAFSACAGLLSYAAAATGGPLWDQTFHDLDQSLGLDWTAYLHVLNERPDLGFALSLAYQSLMLQVILLVVLLGFTGRLRALRDFVLAYMIAGLTTVLISGLMPATEMFVHLGLRPEDFPGVDPTAAYVHLAHLTGLRDGTLRVVSLSHVEGIITFPSFHAALGTLFARYLWMSRVTRWPGLALNAMLIAATPIDGGHYFVDVGAGILIAVAAMASIGVARRLAGARRMPVATPGVLGAHPV
- a CDS encoding FAD-dependent monooxygenase, which produces MDATRADRVLIAGGGIAGLAVRRALRQRGVASLTLERRGDPADAGLAINLPGNAVRALAQLGLAEGLRAVGSPVRRREYRTQSGRLLFAVDEDAFWGAGARPHCLRRGDLLRLLGQGLPPGDLLQGRAVAAIDRTPQGVAVTLADGTVEAGGLLVGADGVHSAVRRGVCGAQAPGAAMLAPASWRFMAPNPGLEARTLWAGAGGLFLLIPVDRGEAYGWVSVSGGGDPDLAASRAVFDPFPRLVRETLAWVLSRPGTVHHAPLEEVRIPSWNRGRVLLAGDAAHATAPVWAQGAALALEDALVLADLLAERGDWDAVGARYEALRRPRVDHVQAMTDRLSRTARMPDWARNLLLPLIGPRSYRATYAPLRVPVSSPSAAG
- a CDS encoding DUF2312 domain-containing protein, which produces MPDTTDTVGIAGDRIRSIIERVEKVEEEIKELMEAKKEIFLEAKGEGLDVKILKEILKLRKLDQDARDEHETLLDVYLRAMDAPTPAPLAEAA
- a CDS encoding ATP12 family chaperone protein, with the protein product MSDISKSDWLGEPENPAPADPTAAARGPGKPALPKRFYERAGLAAHGDGFRLTLDGRPANTPARNPLVLPTDALAEAVVAEWAAQVAVIDPATMPLTRLANTAIDGVASRRDAVVDDLSAYAGTDLLAYRAGDPDRLVRAQGEAWDPVLDWARDALGARFILGEGVMHVTQPDTTVAALRRAIAETEGPFRLAALHTLTTLTGSLVLALAVLRGRLSPAEAWAAAHVDETYQASVWGRDAEAEARHALRQAEFEAAARLASLARVG
- a CDS encoding HAD family hydrolase, encoding MPTVFLDCDGVLADFDAGAERVFGMPPQAFEARHGLKRFWSALAAHDDFFGGLPLLPDAVELYEAVRHLRPIILTGLPRGAWAEPQKRRWAQRHFPDVEVITTSAALKREHCRPGDALVDDRDKYRPLWEQAGGVFIHHRSAAASIRALRTHAFL
- a CDS encoding MarR family winged helix-turn-helix transcriptional regulator — its product is MPASPPPQTSPEAADPLRVWFRFIRLNRRVTAAMAGELRGLGLSIPQFDALSTLTEREGMTQQDLAARLYVTKGNVSGLIDRLVEAGLVERRPIPGDRRSHALHLTQGGSDLATRGIAAQKAYVARTLGQLPAADIADFERLVLKWRELARTQPVPEAGG
- a CDS encoding aminotransferase, with product MLSNLATRDVETLIHPYTNLETFRETGPLVIERGHGVWVYDSDGRPYLEGMAGLWCTALGYSNEELVEAASEQMARLPFTHLFSGRSHDPAIELAETLKELMPVPTSKIFFTSSGSEANDTQVKLTWYMNNALGRPLKKKILSHIKGYHGVTVATASMTGLPANHADWDLPLPGFLHVGCPHHYRFGHDGEEAEAFTTRLAAELEAVILREGPETVAAFIAEPVLGAGGAILPPDGYYAKIQAVLARHDVRFIADEVICGFGRLGTWFGSEAMGLAPDSLSFAKALTSGYLPLGGISVEEPLYRLMVQQSAKLGTFGHGTTYSGHPVACAVALKTIAIYKRDRIIEGVSGKAPHFQARLSALADHPLVGEARGIGLIGGIELVADKASRRQYDPKAGVAARCVAFAQAEGLIVRFLAGDRIAVCPPLVIAPAEIDALFDRLIRALDRTQAWIFETGLQAALPK